From a single Mus caroli chromosome X, CAROLI_EIJ_v1.1, whole genome shotgun sequence genomic region:
- the Rbm10 gene encoding RNA-binding protein 10 isoform X5 — protein sequence MRNKSSGQSRGFAFVEFSHLQDATRWMEANQHSLNILGQKVSMHYSDPKPKINEDWLCNKCGVQNFKRREKCFKCGVPKSEAEQKLPLGTRLDQQALPLGGRELSQGLLPLPQPYQAQGVLTSQALSQGSEPSSENANDTIILRNLNPHSTMDSILGALAPYAVLSSSNVRVIKDKQTQLNRGFAFIQLSTIVEAAQLLQILQALHPPLTIDGKTINVEFAKGSKRDMASNEGSRINAASVASTAIAAAQWAISQASQGGESAWAAPEEPPVDYSYYQQDEGYGSSQGTDSLYTHGYLKNSKGPGMTGTKGDPAGAGPEASLEAGADSVSLQAFSRAQPGAAPGLYQQSAEGSSGQSTATNSQSYTIISPAVLKSELQSPTHPSSALPPATSPTAPESYSQYPVPDVSTYQYDETSGYYYDPQTGLYYDPNSQYYYNAQSQQYLYWDGERRTYIPALEQSADGHKDTGASSKEGKEKKEKHKTKTAQQIAKDMERWARSLNKQKENFKNSFQPISALRDDERRESATADAGYAILEKKGALAERQHTSMDLPKLASDDRPSPPRGLVAAYSGESDSEEEQERGGPEREEKLTDWQKLACLLCRRQFPSKEALIRHQQLSGLHKQNLEIHRRAHLSENELEALEKNDMEQMKYRDRAAERREKYGIPEPPEPKRRKYGGISTASVDFEQPTRDGLGSDNIGSRMLQAMGWKEGSGLGRKKQGIVTPIEAQTRVRGSGLGARGSSYGVTSTESYKETLHKTMVTRFNEAQ from the exons GTCAGAGCCGGGGCTTCGCCTTCGTCGAGTTTAGTCACTTGCAGGACGCTACACGATGGATGGAAGCCAATCAG CACTCCCTCAACATCCTGGGCCAGAAGGTATCCATGCATTACAGCGACCCCAAGCCCAAGATCAATGAGGACTGGCTGTGTAATAAG TGTGGTGTCCAGAACTTCAAACGCCGAGAGAAGTGCTTCAAATGTGGTGTGCCCAAATCAG AGGCAGAGCAGAAGCTGCCCCTTGGCACTCGGCTGGATCAGCAGGCACTGCCACTGGGTGGGCGGGAGCTAAGCCAGGGCTTACTCCCACTGCCGCAGCCCTACCAGGCCCAGGGAGTGCTAACCTCGCAAGCCCTGTCACAGGGCTCAGAGCCAAGCTCCGAGAACGCCAATGACA CCATTATTTTACGAAACCTGAACCCACACAGCACTATGGACTCCATCCTCGGGGCCCTAGCACCCTATGCGGTGCTGTCCTCTTCCAATGTGCGTGTTATCAAGGACAAACAGACTCAGCTGAACCGAGGCTTCGCCTTCATCCAGCTCTCCACCATCGTG GAAGCAGCCCAGCTGCTACAGATCCTGCAGGCCCTGCACCCTCCGCTCACCATCGATGGCAAGACCATCAACGTGGAGTTTGCCAAGGGTTCTAAGAG GGATATGGCCTCCAATGAAGGCAGTCGCATCAATGCTGCCTCTGTGGCCAGTACTGCCATTGCTGCTGCCCAGTGGGCAATCTCACAG GCCTCCCAGGGTGGAGAGAGTGCCTGGGCTGCCCCCGAGGAGCCACCAGTTGACTACAGCTACTACCAACAGGATGAGGGCTATGGCAGCAGCCAGGGAACAGATTCCCTCTATACCCATGGCTACCTTAAAAACAGCAAGGGCCCTGGCATGACTGGGACCAAAGGGGACCCAGCTGGAGCAG GTCCTGAGGCCTCCCTTGAGgctggagcagactctgtgtcaCTGCAGGCTTTCTCTCGAGCCCAGCCTGGTGCTGCCCCTGGGCTCTATCAGCAATCAGCTGAGGGGAGCAGTGGCCAGAGCACTGCTACCAACAGCCAG TCATATACCATCATATCACCTGCTGTGCTCAAGTCTGAGCTCCAGAGCCCTACTCATCCCAGCTCTGCCTTACCACCGGCTACCAGTCCCACTGCCCCAGAGTCCTACAGCCAGTACC CTGTTCCTGATGTCTCTACTTACCAATATGATGAGACATCTGGCTACTACTATGACCCCCAGACTGGTCTATACTATGATCCCAATTCCCAG TATTACTACAATGCTCAGAGTCAGCAGTACCTATACTGGGATGGGGAGCGGCGGACCTACATACCTGCCTTGGAGCAGTCTGCTGATGGACATAAGGACACGGGGGCATCATcaaaggagggaaaagagaagaaagagaagcataAGACAAAGACAGCCCAACAG ATTGCCAAGGACATGGAGCGGTGGGCACGCAGTCTcaataagcaaaaagaaaacttcaaaaacAGCTTCCAGCCTATTAGTGCTCTACGAGATGATGAAAGGCGGGAATCGGCCACTGCAGATGCAGGCTATGCCATCCTTGAGAAGAAG GGAGCGCTAGCTGAAAGACAGCACACCAGCATGGATCTCCCAAAGCTGGCCAGTGATGACCGCCCA AGCCCACCTCGAGGGCTGGTGGCAGCCTATAGTGGGGAGAGTGACAGTGAGGAGGAACAGGAGCGAGGAGGTCCTGAACGGGAAGAAAAGCTTACAGACTGGCAGAAGCTAGCCTGTCTGCTCTGCCGCCGCCAGTTTCCCAGCAAGGAGGCACTCATCCGGCACCAGCAGCTCTCTGGGCTCCACAAG CAAAACCTTGAGATTCATCGGCGAGCCCACTTGTCAGAAAATGAATTGGAAGCACTAGAGAAAAATGACATGGAG CAAATGAAGTATCGGGACCGTGCAGCTGAACGCAGGGAGAAGTATGGTATCCCTGAGCCACCAGAGCCCAAACGGAGGAAGTATGGTGGCATATCTACAGCCTCTGT GGACTTTGAACAACCCACTCGAGATGGATTAGGCAGTGACAACATTGGCAGTCGAATGCTCCAGGCCATGGGCTGGAAAGAAGGCAGTGGTCTGGGCCGCAAGAAACAGGGCATTGTGACACCCATTGAG GCCCAAACACGAGTTCGAGGTTCTGGCCTGGGTGCCAGGGGCAGTTCCTATGGGGTCACCTCAACAGAATCCTATAAGGAGACACTGCACAAGACAATGGTGACCCGCTTCAATGAGGCCCAGTGA